A DNA window from Sporosarcina sp. ANT_H38 contains the following coding sequences:
- a CDS encoding catalase, whose amino-acid sequence MTEGDCVDKSSPNHKHVIDENSKDKQLEQFRVNNEGTKMTTNQALKVSNDEESLKAGVRGPTLMEDFHFREKITHFDHERIPERVVHARGYAAHGVFELYESMREFTKAGFLQEPGSKTPVFTRFSNVVGSKGSADTVRDVRGFAVKFYTEEGNYDLVGNNIPVFFIQDGIKFPDLVHAIQPEPHNEMPQAASAHDTFWDFVANNQESAHMVMWLMSDRAIPRSWRMMEGFGVHTFRFVNEHGKARFVKFHWKPALGLHSLVWDEAQKISGKDPDFQRRDLWESIEQGNFAEYELGVQMIDEKDEFMFDFDVLDATKLWPEEIVPVKVFGKMTLNRNVDNVFAETEQVAFHPGNVVPGIDFTNDPLLQGRLFSYLDTQLIRLGGPNFTEIPINRAVCPFHNNQRNGYSRQRIDVGQVSYHKNSLADNTPSTSSAKEGGFVHYAEKVEGRIIQARSDSFKDFFSQARLFWNSMSPPEKQHIIDAFIFEVGKVQSRDVRQQVVDMFVHVDKAMADMVADGVGVNRPTGKQVNVRASSPALSQENTTRVPYTLKVGVLIGNDFNGAEVKRAVKTLRKYGVTVDIVGEKLGTVRGADGLNVIVNATFLTMDPVLFDSLYVVGGTAENQAKFNSNIQYFINESFKHYKPIGFASTGVPFFELSNAKAGPGIVFATDNPDFDNDFVKAIAQQRFWYREIY is encoded by the coding sequence ATGACGGAAGGGGATTGCGTGGATAAATCATCACCAAATCATAAACATGTCATAGATGAAAATAGTAAAGATAAACAGTTGGAACAATTCCGTGTGAATAATGAAGGCACTAAAATGACGACGAATCAAGCACTGAAAGTTTCGAATGACGAGGAATCATTGAAAGCGGGTGTTCGTGGTCCGACATTAATGGAGGATTTCCATTTTCGTGAGAAAATAACCCATTTTGACCATGAGAGGATACCGGAACGGGTTGTACACGCTAGAGGATATGCGGCGCACGGGGTTTTCGAATTGTATGAATCAATGAGGGAATTTACAAAAGCAGGATTTTTGCAGGAGCCTGGATCGAAAACTCCTGTTTTTACGAGGTTTTCAAATGTTGTAGGAAGCAAAGGTTCGGCAGATACTGTAAGGGATGTACGAGGATTTGCTGTTAAGTTTTATACGGAGGAAGGAAACTACGATCTTGTGGGTAACAATATTCCCGTCTTTTTCATCCAGGATGGCATTAAGTTCCCGGATCTTGTCCACGCGATACAGCCAGAACCGCATAATGAGATGCCGCAAGCTGCCTCTGCACATGATACGTTTTGGGATTTCGTAGCTAACAACCAAGAATCGGCGCATATGGTCATGTGGTTGATGTCAGATCGAGCGATTCCGAGGAGTTGGCGAATGATGGAAGGATTTGGAGTCCATACATTCAGATTCGTCAATGAACATGGCAAAGCACGTTTTGTAAAGTTCCACTGGAAACCAGCACTTGGCTTACATTCGCTTGTATGGGATGAGGCGCAGAAAATTTCAGGAAAAGACCCAGACTTCCAACGACGGGATTTATGGGAGTCAATTGAACAAGGTAATTTTGCGGAGTATGAACTTGGCGTACAAATGATTGATGAAAAAGATGAATTCATGTTCGATTTCGATGTACTCGATGCTACGAAACTTTGGCCGGAAGAAATTGTGCCTGTTAAAGTATTCGGCAAGATGACACTTAATCGAAATGTTGATAATGTATTCGCGGAAACAGAGCAAGTTGCGTTCCACCCAGGTAATGTCGTACCTGGAATTGATTTTACAAATGACCCACTCCTACAAGGGAGATTGTTTTCTTATTTAGATACACAACTCATTCGCCTTGGGGGGCCGAATTTTACTGAAATTCCAATCAACCGTGCCGTCTGTCCATTCCATAATAATCAGCGAAATGGCTATAGTCGTCAGAGAATCGATGTTGGTCAGGTAAGTTACCATAAAAACTCGCTTGCGGATAATACGCCGTCCACTTCATCTGCAAAAGAGGGTGGATTCGTCCATTATGCAGAAAAAGTGGAAGGGCGTATCATACAAGCGAGAAGTGATTCGTTCAAAGATTTCTTTTCACAGGCAAGGCTTTTTTGGAACAGTATGTCGCCACCAGAAAAGCAGCATATCATTGACGCCTTCATCTTTGAAGTTGGAAAAGTACAAAGCCGTGACGTCAGACAGCAGGTCGTCGATATGTTCGTTCATGTTGATAAAGCAATGGCAGACATGGTGGCGGACGGCGTCGGAGTGAATCGTCCTACTGGCAAGCAAGTAAATGTCAGGGCATCATCACCAGCACTCAGTCAGGAAAATACGACGAGAGTCCCTTACACGTTGAAAGTCGGCGTGCTGATTGGCAATGACTTTAATGGTGCAGAAGTGAAAAGAGCTGTCAAGACGTTAAGGAAATATGGCGTTACTGTGGATATCGTTGGTGAAAAACTAGGCACAGTTAGAGGGGCGGATGGTCTTAATGTGATCGTCAATGCAACATTCCTGACAATGGATCCGGTTTTATTTGACAGCTTATATGTTGTTGGTGGAACTGCTGAAAATCAGGCGAAGTTCAATTCCAATATCCAATATTTTATTAATGAATCGTTCAAGCATTATAAACCGATTGGATTTGCATCGACAGGCGTTCCTTTCTTTGAATTATCAAATGCGAAGGCGGGACCTGGAATTGTATTCGCGACGGATAATCCCGATTTTGATAATGATTTTGTAAAAGCAATTGCACAGCAACGCTTCTGGTACAGAGAAATTTATTGA
- a CDS encoding HAD family hydrolase — MIKAIIFDLDDTLLWDKKSVEMAFRKTCEYAAQVHELDVAELEEKVRVEARKLYESYDTYEYTQMIGINPFEGLWGTFEDEGASFIKMKEIVPSYRKEAWTKGLQRIGINDEELASMLAELFPQERKKHPYLYEETFKVLDHLKDTYKLVLLTNGSPSLQHTKLEITSELVPYFDQIIISGAFGIGKPDASIFQHVLAESGVTADEAIMVGDNLMTDILGASRVGMRSVWINREDKLPSEEVVPTYEIDHLEKLYPVLEELHKEQVVQ, encoded by the coding sequence ATGATAAAAGCGATTATTTTTGATTTGGATGATACACTGTTATGGGATAAAAAGAGCGTGGAAATGGCATTCAGAAAAACATGTGAATACGCGGCACAAGTACATGAACTCGATGTGGCTGAACTTGAAGAGAAAGTCAGAGTGGAAGCGAGAAAGCTTTATGAATCTTATGATACCTATGAATATACGCAGATGATTGGTATTAACCCATTCGAAGGCCTCTGGGGGACATTTGAGGACGAAGGAGCTTCCTTCATAAAGATGAAAGAAATAGTTCCTAGCTATCGTAAGGAAGCATGGACAAAAGGACTTCAGCGAATCGGCATAAATGATGAAGAGCTTGCCAGCATGTTAGCAGAACTATTCCCACAGGAACGTAAAAAGCATCCCTACCTATATGAAGAAACATTCAAAGTGCTGGACCATCTGAAAGATACATACAAGCTTGTACTATTAACAAATGGCTCACCAAGTTTACAACACACGAAGCTTGAAATTACATCCGAACTTGTCCCATATTTTGACCAAATCATCATCTCAGGTGCATTCGGAATAGGGAAGCCTGACGCATCCATTTTTCAACATGTGCTTGCTGAAAGTGGTGTAACTGCAGATGAAGCAATAATGGTAGGCGACAATCTAATGACGGATATCTTAGGCGCCTCACGTGTGGGAATGCGTTCTGTCTGGATTAACCGAGAGGACAAACTACCAAGTGAAGAAGTTGTCCCGACTTATGAAATTGATCATTTAGAAAAGTTATATCCGGTTCTTGAAGAGTTGCACAAGGAGCAGGTTGTACAATAA
- a CDS encoding YjdJ family protein, protein MSFKVFIQLVLASILLIFSTGAAWYEGSALIEHSWEWKHTAIFSGLVNGQVENASEILPIDYFIYAAKFAHVFPLLMLLSVTYLILIMGYVLLKRNHKMFTYFLASVGILFLMLSGFVSNSPTNGLIIISTSLLVIGILLLVIPLVRLVNIKVKEIH, encoded by the coding sequence ATGTCTTTTAAGGTTTTCATTCAATTGGTTTTAGCTTCAATACTTTTGATATTTTCTACTGGGGCAGCATGGTATGAAGGTAGCGCACTAATAGAGCATTCATGGGAATGGAAACATACCGCTATTTTTTCTGGATTAGTGAATGGACAAGTGGAGAACGCAAGCGAAATACTCCCGATTGACTATTTTATCTATGCCGCTAAGTTTGCACATGTATTTCCTTTGCTAATGTTGTTAAGTGTTACATATCTCATACTCATTATGGGGTATGTTTTACTCAAACGTAACCATAAGATGTTCACATATTTCCTAGCTTCTGTTGGCATTTTATTCTTGATGTTAAGTGGTTTCGTGTCTAATTCCCCAACTAACGGTTTGATAATTATATCCACTAGTCTTTTGGTTATCGGTATTTTATTACTGGTTATTCCGTTGGTTAGACTCGTTAATATTAAGGTTAAAGAAATTCATTAA
- the serA gene encoding phosphoglycerate dehydrogenase: protein MTFNILISDPLSEDGIFPLRQAEGLNIVVDTTCTPAELAEKIHDFDALLVRSQTQVTREIIEKATKLKIIGRAGVGVDNIDLDAATEYGIIVVNAPDGNTNSAAEHTIAMLMSLARKIPQAFNSLKNQQWDRKSFIGVELKNKTLGVVGLGRIGAEVAARAKGQRMNVIAYDPFLTEEKAKKMGITAGTVEEVLRAADFITVHTPLLKETRHMINKEAFNLMKDGVQIINCARGGIIDEDALYDAIVSKKVAGAALDVFETEPFVGHKLLTLPEVIATPHLGASTIEAQESVAIDVSRDVVTFLNGGAVQNPVNLPSVSKEALAKVEPFFDLVEKLGVFLSNLAEGVIEEVNIYYSGQLAESDVRPLTRNTLKGLLKRNLGNHVNDVNAKFLADRIGIKVNENKTSTSKGFSNLVTVEISTTKGLRRVAGTLLNGLGARIVKVDDNLVDVKPDGHLLFIKHKDQPGAIGRVGTLLAIENINIATMQVGRSTVGGNAIMMLSVDNHVEKANVERLKELEDIFDVIAIDL, encoded by the coding sequence TTGACTTTTAATATACTAATAAGCGACCCATTAAGTGAAGATGGTATTTTCCCATTAAGACAAGCAGAGGGCTTGAATATCGTCGTTGACACTACTTGCACACCCGCTGAATTAGCCGAGAAAATCCACGACTTCGATGCCTTGCTTGTTCGCAGTCAAACACAAGTAACACGCGAAATTATTGAAAAAGCAACGAAGCTAAAAATCATTGGACGTGCTGGTGTCGGTGTCGACAATATCGATTTAGACGCTGCGACTGAATACGGAATTATCGTTGTCAATGCTCCGGATGGCAACACGAACTCCGCTGCAGAACATACAATTGCTATGCTGATGTCCCTTGCACGCAAAATTCCACAAGCATTCAATTCATTGAAAAATCAGCAATGGGACCGCAAATCATTCATTGGCGTTGAATTAAAAAATAAAACACTTGGTGTAGTAGGTCTTGGTCGTATCGGTGCGGAAGTTGCGGCAAGAGCAAAAGGACAACGAATGAATGTCATTGCCTATGATCCTTTCCTAACAGAAGAAAAAGCGAAGAAAATGGGTATTACTGCAGGAACTGTTGAAGAAGTACTGAGAGCAGCAGACTTTATTACTGTCCATACCCCACTGTTGAAGGAAACACGACATATGATCAATAAAGAAGCCTTTAATTTGATGAAAGATGGCGTTCAAATCATTAACTGTGCACGAGGCGGTATTATCGACGAAGATGCATTATATGATGCAATTGTATCGAAGAAAGTCGCTGGAGCCGCACTCGATGTTTTTGAAACAGAACCATTTGTTGGGCATAAACTTTTGACACTTCCTGAAGTTATCGCGACTCCACACTTAGGTGCAAGTACAATTGAAGCGCAAGAAAGCGTTGCAATTGATGTTAGCCGAGATGTTGTCACTTTCTTAAACGGCGGTGCGGTGCAAAACCCAGTTAATCTTCCTTCTGTCTCAAAAGAAGCGCTAGCTAAAGTTGAGCCGTTCTTTGACTTAGTAGAAAAGTTAGGTGTATTCCTATCCAATTTAGCAGAGGGCGTTATCGAGGAAGTAAATATTTATTATTCAGGCCAACTTGCGGAATCTGATGTCCGTCCTTTAACACGTAACACACTGAAAGGCCTATTGAAACGCAATCTTGGAAACCATGTCAATGATGTTAACGCTAAGTTTTTGGCGGACCGTATCGGCATTAAGGTTAATGAAAATAAAACATCTACATCAAAAGGTTTTTCCAATTTAGTGACTGTTGAAATATCGACAACAAAAGGATTAAGACGTGTTGCTGGAACTTTACTGAACGGTTTGGGTGCACGTATTGTCAAAGTCGATGATAACCTTGTCGACGTAAAACCTGATGGCCATTTACTGTTCATTAAACATAAAGACCAACCGGGTGCGATTGGGCGAGTTGGAACATTACTAGCAATCGAAAACATCAATATCGCAACGATGCAAGTTGGCCGCTCCACTGTTGGCGGCAATGCAATCATGATGCTGTCTGTTGATAATCATGTTGAGAAGGCCAACGTTGAGCGTTTGAAAGAGCTTGAAGATATCTTTGATGTTATTGCAATTGATTTGTAA
- a CDS encoding alanine--glyoxylate aminotransferase family protein, with protein sequence MLQDQMLLRIPGPSPIPPSVQRAMSQPMIGHRGQETSNMLRNIAPGLQRIFGTTQDVAILTGSGTAGLEAAVVNIVNPGDEVLIIVTGAFGERFSKICEAYNITVHCLNVEWGQALNPQEIKRYVQNHLEIKAVFSTYCETSTGVLNPIKELAQAVREVSDALIVVDGVSCVGGVETKMDDWGIDVLVTGSQKAFMLPAGLAFIAASERAWTIIENNPHPRYYMDLIRYRDNLLKDTTPFTPALSLLFGLEQVLQLIDKEGVEQVNARHILMMKMTRAAFQALGIPLLTSDKDASPTVTAVKPEDFDAEAFRKVIKQEFGLIVAGGQQHLSGKIFRIGHMGYCSPVDVLQTISAMEIGLLKIGKEIELGKGTAAAQQVYLNKGVLV encoded by the coding sequence ATGTTACAAGATCAAATGCTACTAAGAATCCCGGGACCGAGCCCCATCCCGCCGAGTGTACAACGAGCGATGAGCCAACCAATGATTGGCCACCGAGGACAAGAGACATCGAATATGCTTAGAAATATAGCGCCGGGTCTGCAACGGATTTTCGGTACGACACAAGACGTCGCTATTTTAACAGGTAGCGGAACAGCTGGTTTGGAAGCCGCAGTTGTAAATATTGTGAATCCTGGCGATGAGGTATTAATCATTGTAACGGGTGCATTCGGGGAGCGTTTTTCAAAAATTTGTGAAGCTTACAATATCACAGTTCACTGCTTAAATGTCGAATGGGGACAAGCATTAAATCCCCAAGAGATTAAACGTTATGTACAAAATCACCTGGAAATTAAAGCTGTTTTTTCTACATATTGCGAGACTTCAACAGGTGTATTGAATCCTATAAAAGAGTTAGCACAAGCAGTTCGTGAAGTGTCAGATGCTTTAATCGTCGTCGATGGCGTTTCCTGTGTTGGTGGTGTTGAGACGAAAATGGATGATTGGGGAATCGATGTCCTAGTGACTGGTTCTCAAAAAGCATTTATGCTACCAGCAGGACTAGCTTTCATCGCAGCGAGTGAACGCGCATGGACGATCATCGAGAATAATCCACACCCCCGCTACTATATGGATTTAATACGATATCGCGATAACTTGTTAAAAGATACAACCCCTTTCACACCCGCACTATCATTGTTATTCGGCTTGGAACAAGTTCTTCAGCTGATCGATAAAGAAGGAGTCGAACAAGTAAATGCACGCCATATTTTGATGATGAAGATGACGCGCGCCGCTTTCCAAGCATTAGGAATTCCTTTATTAACAAGTGATAAAGATGCCTCTCCTACGGTCACAGCGGTAAAACCGGAAGATTTCGATGCAGAAGCGTTTAGAAAAGTGATTAAACAAGAGTTCGGCTTAATAGTAGCAGGCGGTCAACAGCATTTAAGCGGCAAAATATTCCGCATAGGCCATATGGGATACTGTTCCCCGGTAGATGTCCTTCAAACGATTAGTGCGATGGAAATCGGCTTACTCAAAATCGGCAAAGAAATTGAATTAGGAAAAGGCACTGCAGCTGCACAACAAGTCTACTTAAACAAAGGAGTGTTGGTCTAA
- a CDS encoding LLM class flavin-dependent oxidoreductase codes for MVTDKIKKFNSIPLSVLDLSPINEGSNATQSFKNSAELAQHVEELGFNRYWLAEHHNMPGIGSSATSVLIGHIAGATKRIRVGSGGIMLPNHAPLVIAEQFGTLESIYPGRIDLGLGRAPGSDQATAYALRRTLQSTGDDFPEQLAELQAYFETDRSARVRAFPGEGLDIPIWLLGSSGFSAQLAAAKGMPFSFASHFAPAYTLQALQLYHQNFKPSKFLKEPYAMLGINVIAAETDEKAQWLATSQQLQFLGITTGMPSQLKPPVDNIDEFWSPQQRASIKQTLDPRTTIVGSPETVKRKLESFIQETRANELIINTQVYSHEERLRSYDIIAGMMD; via the coding sequence TTGGTTACTGATAAAATAAAAAAGTTCAATTCGATTCCTCTTTCCGTATTGGACCTTTCTCCAATAAATGAAGGTAGCAATGCAACGCAATCCTTCAAAAATAGTGCGGAATTGGCACAACATGTTGAGGAATTGGGATTCAATCGCTATTGGCTTGCTGAACATCACAACATGCCGGGCATTGGAAGTTCTGCAACGTCAGTACTCATCGGTCATATTGCCGGTGCGACAAAACGGATCCGCGTCGGTTCGGGCGGTATTATGTTACCGAACCATGCCCCACTTGTTATTGCTGAGCAGTTCGGTACACTCGAATCAATCTATCCAGGACGAATCGATTTGGGCCTTGGACGTGCGCCAGGTTCTGACCAAGCCACTGCTTATGCACTGCGTCGCACATTACAAAGCACTGGGGACGATTTCCCAGAACAATTAGCTGAACTTCAAGCTTATTTTGAAACCGATAGATCTGCTCGTGTTCGCGCTTTTCCAGGTGAAGGACTTGATATACCTATCTGGCTTCTCGGTTCGAGCGGCTTTAGTGCACAACTTGCAGCAGCAAAAGGCATGCCATTTTCTTTCGCAAGTCATTTTGCACCGGCCTATACTTTACAAGCATTACAGTTGTACCATCAAAACTTTAAGCCATCCAAGTTTTTGAAGGAACCATATGCAATGCTTGGTATCAATGTTATCGCAGCGGAGACGGACGAAAAAGCGCAATGGTTGGCGACTTCACAGCAACTTCAATTCCTTGGTATCACTACGGGGATGCCGTCACAACTAAAACCGCCAGTCGACAATATCGATGAGTTTTGGTCACCACAACAACGAGCGTCTATTAAGCAAACACTGGATCCTCGTACAACAATTGTTGGCAGTCCTGAAACTGTTAAACGCAAGCTCGAAAGTTTCATTCAAGAAACAAGGGCGAACGAATTAATTATCAATACGCAAGTATACAGTCATGAAGAACGCTTGCGCTCTTATGACATTATTGCAGGTATGATGGATTAA
- a CDS encoding prolyl oligopeptidase family protein: MTKTETIVENYHGTDVADPFRWLEKPETLEVRTWIDEKNEATQNYLAAYPKREEVREKLTKSWNYPKYSVPQKEGDYYYIHKNNGLQNQAIFYRTTDLALDEFEVIIDPNTLNEEGTAAITNLAFTKDGNRLAYGVSLNGSDWQEIRIRNLQTGKDESDVIKWCKFSSIAWNEEGSGFYYNRFPEPGTVDSEDESNYNRVYWHTVGTVQEEDILTYEDNENKELSFNPMLSDDYRYLILSVWKGTENKSRIYYRDEQADAGFVHLLADDDGEYTFIGNEGKLFYFITNYDAPKEKIIAVHLDKPEKEHWVDIISEQEDVLTFAKIINEQFVVCYLHNAHYKLSIYDLEGQLQKEVSLPNYISLSGVTGKKTASTMFIGYTSYLVPTTIARYDFEKDELDTVFNTSELFEAEGFETTQVFYPSKDGTRIPMFLTHRKGLELTGDNPVLLNGYGGFNVSLTPAFSPSQRMWIEAGGVFAVANLRGGGEFGEEWYKAGTLGHKQNVFDDFIAAAEWLIEQNYTSSKKLAIMGGSNGGLLVATCISQRPDLYGAALCLVPVTDMLRYHKFTVGRYWVTDYGNAETNPEHFEFMYKYSPLHNVKKGIEYPPTLVTTADTDDRVVPWHATKFAATLQAVQQGSNPILLRVEKNAGHGLGKPTVKIIEEQTDMYSFLFKTLEIEI; this comes from the coding sequence ATGACAAAGACGGAAACGATTGTTGAAAACTATCATGGTACTGATGTTGCAGATCCTTTTCGCTGGCTCGAAAAGCCGGAAACTTTAGAGGTGAGGACTTGGATTGACGAGAAAAATGAAGCGACGCAAAATTACCTAGCAGCGTATCCAAAACGGGAAGAAGTTAGAGAGAAATTAACAAAATCCTGGAATTATCCGAAATACTCTGTTCCACAAAAAGAAGGGGACTATTACTATATTCATAAAAATAATGGACTACAAAACCAAGCCATTTTTTATCGTACAACAGATTTAGCGTTGGATGAGTTCGAGGTCATTATCGATCCAAATACGTTGAATGAAGAAGGTACGGCAGCGATAACGAATCTTGCATTCACAAAAGATGGGAATCGTTTGGCTTATGGCGTTTCATTGAATGGAAGTGATTGGCAGGAAATTCGAATCCGTAATTTACAGACGGGCAAAGACGAGTCTGACGTTATCAAATGGTGTAAGTTCAGCAGTATTGCATGGAATGAAGAGGGAAGCGGGTTTTATTATAATCGATTCCCTGAACCCGGGACGGTAGATTCCGAAGATGAGAGTAACTATAATCGCGTTTATTGGCACACGGTTGGCACAGTCCAAGAAGAGGACATTTTAACGTACGAAGACAATGAGAATAAAGAGTTATCTTTTAATCCAATGCTCTCTGATGATTATCGTTATTTGATTTTATCAGTATGGAAAGGAACAGAAAATAAAAGTCGTATCTATTATCGTGATGAACAAGCTGATGCGGGATTTGTTCATTTATTGGCAGACGATGACGGCGAATATACGTTTATCGGAAATGAAGGAAAGCTCTTTTACTTTATAACAAATTACGATGCTCCTAAGGAGAAAATCATTGCTGTTCATCTGGATAAACCGGAGAAAGAGCATTGGGTTGATATTATTTCTGAACAGGAAGACGTCCTTACATTCGCAAAAATCATTAATGAGCAGTTTGTCGTTTGCTATTTGCATAATGCCCATTACAAACTAAGTATTTATGATTTGGAAGGACAGTTACAAAAAGAAGTGTCTCTTCCTAATTACATTTCATTGTCTGGCGTGACCGGTAAGAAAACAGCTTCAACGATGTTCATAGGATACACTTCTTACTTGGTGCCGACGACCATTGCACGCTATGATTTTGAAAAGGATGAATTGGACACTGTATTTAATACGTCCGAGTTATTTGAAGCGGAAGGTTTTGAGACCACTCAAGTGTTTTATCCATCCAAAGACGGTACGCGTATTCCGATGTTCCTAACACATCGAAAAGGGTTGGAATTGACGGGTGATAATCCGGTCTTGTTGAATGGCTATGGTGGTTTTAATGTTAGCTTGACTCCAGCTTTTTCTCCATCACAGCGTATGTGGATTGAGGCGGGCGGTGTGTTTGCGGTCGCGAATTTACGTGGTGGTGGGGAATTCGGTGAGGAATGGTACAAAGCGGGGACTTTGGGGCATAAGCAGAATGTCTTTGACGACTTCATTGCCGCGGCAGAGTGGTTGATTGAACAAAACTATACAAGTAGCAAGAAACTTGCCATTATGGGAGGGAGTAACGGGGGATTGCTCGTTGCGACATGCATTTCTCAGCGGCCAGATCTTTATGGGGCGGCACTGTGTCTTGTTCCTGTCACTGATATGTTACGTTATCATAAATTTACTGTGGGACGCTATTGGGTGACAGATTACGGAAATGCTGAAACAAACCCGGAACATTTCGAGTTCATGTACAAGTATTCTCCGCTTCATAATGTCAAAAAAGGAATCGAGTATCCACCGACACTTGTGACGACAGCTGATACGGATGACCGTGTCGTCCCTTGGCACGCGACGAAATTTGCGGCGACATTGCAGGCGGTGCAACAAGGAAGTAACCCAATTCTTCTGCGGGTGGAAAAGAATGCTGGTCATGGATTGGGTAAACCCACAGTTAAAATCATTGAAGAACAGACGGATATGTATTCGTTCTTGTTTAAAACATTGGAGATTGAGATTTGA
- a CDS encoding M23 family metallopeptidase — MRHWFVLPMYVLALSLLFLTVVSAKEEPTQEMILEERMRLYLQFENVTVPWYYLAAVDQFERNIQQVRNDIPKKEGTVAIQFSDDYWTGPLNPDKKDTSLESITYSDGNGLDGNEDGKANINDAEDVLYTMATYLSGYGQAEEDFKLALLDYYQREDTVKQIIAIAKLYKHFETLDLDEHAFPVPTNYNYSYRGTWGASRGWGGRRIHEGTDLFAGYGTPVRATSYGVIEIMGWNDFGGWRVGIRDAHNTYHYFAHLAYFNKDLKEGDIVEPRTIIGSVGSSGYGKAGTSGRFPPHLHYGMYKYNGRTEWAFDPYPSLRIWERQDKQK; from the coding sequence GTGCGTCACTGGTTTGTCTTACCAATGTATGTACTCGCATTGTCATTGCTATTTTTAACGGTGGTTTCAGCAAAAGAAGAGCCTACTCAAGAAATGATTCTAGAAGAACGAATGCGTCTATATTTACAGTTTGAAAACGTTACTGTTCCCTGGTATTATTTAGCGGCAGTTGATCAATTTGAACGCAACATCCAACAAGTTCGAAATGATATTCCGAAGAAAGAAGGGACCGTTGCCATTCAGTTTTCAGACGATTATTGGACAGGCCCACTTAACCCCGATAAAAAAGATACTTCTCTTGAATCGATAACCTATTCAGATGGAAATGGGCTTGATGGCAATGAAGATGGGAAAGCCAATATAAATGATGCAGAAGACGTCCTTTATACAATGGCAACTTATTTAAGCGGATACGGGCAAGCTGAAGAAGATTTTAAATTGGCTTTATTGGACTATTATCAGCGCGAAGACACGGTTAAACAAATTATTGCTATCGCAAAACTATATAAACACTTTGAAACATTGGACTTGGATGAACATGCCTTTCCTGTCCCAACCAATTACAATTACAGTTATCGTGGAACCTGGGGGGCAAGCAGAGGATGGGGTGGCAGAAGGATTCATGAGGGAACCGATTTATTCGCTGGATATGGTACCCCAGTTCGAGCCACATCTTACGGAGTTATCGAAATAATGGGGTGGAATGACTTTGGCGGTTGGCGGGTCGGCATTCGCGATGCCCATAATACGTACCATTATTTTGCCCATTTAGCTTATTTCAATAAAGATTTGAAAGAAGGAGACATCGTTGAACCAAGGACCATAATTGGTTCAGTGGGCAGCTCAGGTTATGGAAAAGCAGGGACATCCGGCCGATTCCCTCCACATCTCCACTACGGGATGTACAAATATAATGGACGAACAGAATGGGCTTTTGATCCGTATCCTTCGCTCAGAATTTGGGAAAGGCAAGACAAGCAAAAGTGA
- a CDS encoding DUF3231 family protein: protein MGILSGNPKEEPLHYGEVLGSWSFVGANNGLISAYEAFVNHAGDDDLIELLKEAIKTMKSENKQLENILKENGIALPPSLPERPKAKAEDIPVGARFMDPEISGAISINVGQALVSCSLVLGQCLREDLAMMFGKFHADKMLFGLKLLRMNKDKGWIIPPPLHKDSPSH from the coding sequence TTGGGTATTTTAAGTGGTAATCCAAAAGAAGAACCGTTGCATTACGGAGAAGTACTCGGATCGTGGTCATTTGTTGGGGCGAATAATGGGTTAATCAGTGCTTATGAAGCATTTGTTAATCATGCAGGTGACGATGACCTCATTGAACTTTTAAAAGAAGCAATAAAAACGATGAAATCGGAAAACAAACAACTTGAAAATATCTTAAAAGAGAATGGAATTGCATTGCCTCCTTCGTTGCCAGAGCGACCGAAAGCGAAAGCGGAAGATATTCCGGTCGGTGCAAGATTTATGGATCCTGAAATCAGCGGAGCCATCTCGATTAACGTTGGACAAGCTCTCGTGTCTTGTAGCCTAGTGCTAGGACAATGCTTGCGAGAAGACCTTGCGATGATGTTCGGGAAATTCCATGCTGATAAAATGTTATTTGGTTTAAAATTATTGAGAATGAATAAAGACAAAGGGTGGATCATTCCGCCGCCGCTTCATAAGGATTCTCCTAGCCATTAA